The following are encoded in a window of Microtus ochrogaster isolate Prairie Vole_2 linkage group LG7_11, MicOch1.0, whole genome shotgun sequence genomic DNA:
- the Rnf122 gene encoding RING finger protein 122 isoform X1, protein MHPFQWCNGCFCGLGLVSTNKSCSMPPISFQDLPLNIYMVIFGTGIFVFMLSLIFCCYFISKLRNQAQSERYGYKEVVLKGDAKKLQLYGQTCAVCLEDFKGKDELGVLPCQHAFHRKCLVKWLEVRCVCPMCNKPIAGPTETTQSIGILLDELV, encoded by the exons ATGCACCCATTTCAGTGGTGTAACG GGTGTTTCTGTGGCCTGGGACTGGTTAGCACCAACAAGTCCTGCTCAATGCCACCTATCAGTTTCCAAGACCTTCCCCTCAATATCTACATGGTCATCTTCGGTACAGGCATCTTTGTCTTCATGCTCAGCCTCATCTTCTGCTGCTACTTCATCAG TAAACTCCGGAACCAGGCACAGAGCGAACGGTACGGCTATAAGGAG GTGGTGCTTAAAGGTGATGCCAAGAAGTTGCAGCTCTATGGG CAGACCTGTGCAGTTTGCCTGGAAGACTTCAAAGGGAAGGATGAACTAGGTGTGCTCCCATGCCAGCATGCCTTTCACCGCAA GTGTCTGGTGAAGTGGCTAGAAGTGCGTTGCGTCTGCCCCATGTGCAACAAGCCCATCGCTGGCCCCACAGAGACCACGCAGAGCATTGGGATCCTGTTGGATGAGCTGGTGTGA
- the Rnf122 gene encoding RING finger protein 122 isoform X2 → MHPFQWCNGCFCGLGLVSTNKSCSMPPISFQDLPLNIYMVIFGTGIFVFMLSLIFCCYFISKLRNQAQSERYGYKEVVLKGDAKKLQLYGTCAVCLEDFKGKDELGVLPCQHAFHRKCLVKWLEVRCVCPMCNKPIAGPTETTQSIGILLDELV, encoded by the exons ATGCACCCATTTCAGTGGTGTAACG GGTGTTTCTGTGGCCTGGGACTGGTTAGCACCAACAAGTCCTGCTCAATGCCACCTATCAGTTTCCAAGACCTTCCCCTCAATATCTACATGGTCATCTTCGGTACAGGCATCTTTGTCTTCATGCTCAGCCTCATCTTCTGCTGCTACTTCATCAG TAAACTCCGGAACCAGGCACAGAGCGAACGGTACGGCTATAAGGAG GTGGTGCTTAAAGGTGATGCCAAGAAGTTGCAGCTCTATGGG ACCTGTGCAGTTTGCCTGGAAGACTTCAAAGGGAAGGATGAACTAGGTGTGCTCCCATGCCAGCATGCCTTTCACCGCAA GTGTCTGGTGAAGTGGCTAGAAGTGCGTTGCGTCTGCCCCATGTGCAACAAGCCCATCGCTGGCCCCACAGAGACCACGCAGAGCATTGGGATCCTGTTGGATGAGCTGGTGTGA